The Lacipirellula parvula genome window below encodes:
- a CDS encoding pyruvate carboxylase gives MKPIRRLLAANRSEIAIRVFRSAHELGIRTVAMYSHEDRYALHRFKADEAYPVGKEGQPLQSYLNIDGVIALAKQHDIDAIHPGYGFLSENPKFAQACADAGIIFVGPRVELLETLGDKIKAREVAVRIGVPVLGGSDKPIVDAADGLKTAEKLGFPIILKAAHGGGGRGMRVVNDAKDFADSFESARRESLTAFGSPDIFVEKFIKRARHIEVQLLGDKHGNLVHLFERDCSVQRRHQKVVEIAPAPNLPQGVRERLCEAAVQIGAAVKYDNAGTVEFLVDADTNELYFIEVNPRIQVEHTVTEEVTGIDIVRSQILIAQGEPLSNAAIGIPAQSAVETTGFAIQCRVTTEDPSNRFMPDYGRVTHYRSAGGMGVRLDAGTAFSGAVVFPYYDSLLVKVSAWGRTFVDATHRMERCLQEFRIRGVKTNIPFLTRLITDQTFVAGDCTTRFIDETPSLFDFVPRRDRATRLLTYIGDVIVNGNAIVKGQPRARRREPAVLPEADTHAPLPKGTRDRLKELGVAGFTKWVKEQKPLLWTDTTMRDAHQSLLATRFRTYDLAVIADAYARNCADLFSLEMWGGATFDTSMRFLKESPWQRLELLRKKIPNILFQMLLRASSAMGYANYPDNVVRECVRESAAAGIDVFRIFDALNWTPNMRVAMEAVQQTDAICEAAICYTGDILNPKRSKYSLKYYVELAKELEQMGAHILAIKDMAGLCKPHAASVLVKALKEEIGIPIHFHTHDTGGVQAASILNAAEAGLDIADGALASMSGGTSQPNLNTMVEGLRFTPRASNLNAEALDAISEYWREAREFYAPFESPILAAGADLYQHEMPGGQYTNLFQQAQALGLASRWLEVCRVYADVNQLFGDIVKVTPTSKAVGDMALFLVANDLSCTDLMASERELAFPRSVLDLLGGKMGQTVFGFPPEVQARILRSEKPVEGRPGDTLPSADFAAAKESIAKLTEGEPTPQDVVSHFMYPQVFEQFAQHQQHYGDTGVLPTPVFLYGMESQEEIAVDIEPGKTLIIKFLTVGEPHADGTRGVFFELNGQPREVTVTDKSLVNEATVSAKADPNNAKQIGASMPGMVVLVAVQAGEKVAKGQKLMTLEAMKMETTIAADADGEVATVHVGTGSQVQAGDLLITLA, from the coding sequence ATGAAACCAATCCGCAGACTCCTCGCCGCCAATCGCAGCGAAATCGCCATCCGCGTCTTCCGCAGCGCCCACGAACTCGGCATCCGCACCGTGGCGATGTACTCGCACGAGGATCGCTACGCTCTCCACCGCTTCAAAGCGGACGAGGCCTACCCGGTGGGCAAGGAAGGGCAGCCGCTGCAGTCGTACCTCAACATCGACGGCGTGATCGCGCTGGCGAAGCAGCACGACATCGACGCGATCCACCCTGGCTACGGCTTCCTGTCGGAGAACCCGAAGTTCGCCCAGGCCTGCGCCGACGCCGGCATCATCTTCGTTGGTCCGCGGGTCGAACTACTCGAGACGCTCGGCGACAAGATCAAGGCTCGCGAAGTGGCCGTGCGGATCGGCGTGCCGGTCCTCGGCGGGAGCGACAAGCCGATCGTCGACGCGGCCGATGGTTTGAAAACTGCCGAGAAGCTCGGCTTCCCGATTATCTTGAAGGCGGCCCACGGCGGCGGCGGGCGCGGCATGCGCGTCGTCAACGATGCGAAAGACTTTGCCGATTCGTTTGAATCGGCCCGTCGCGAATCGCTTACCGCGTTCGGCAGTCCCGACATTTTCGTCGAGAAGTTCATCAAACGAGCCCGCCACATCGAGGTGCAACTCCTTGGCGACAAGCATGGCAATCTCGTCCATCTGTTCGAGCGTGATTGCTCGGTGCAGCGGCGACATCAAAAGGTCGTCGAAATTGCCCCCGCGCCGAACCTGCCGCAGGGTGTGCGCGAACGTCTCTGCGAAGCCGCGGTGCAAATCGGCGCCGCGGTGAAGTACGACAACGCCGGCACGGTCGAGTTCCTGGTTGATGCCGACACGAACGAGCTTTACTTCATCGAAGTGAATCCGCGGATTCAGGTCGAACACACGGTCACCGAAGAAGTGACCGGCATCGACATCGTCCGCTCGCAGATTCTCATTGCGCAGGGCGAACCGCTCAGTAATGCGGCGATCGGCATTCCTGCGCAGTCGGCCGTCGAGACGACCGGCTTTGCGATTCAGTGCCGCGTGACCACCGAAGATCCTTCGAATCGCTTCATGCCCGACTACGGCCGCGTCACTCACTACCGGTCGGCCGGCGGCATGGGCGTGCGGCTCGACGCGGGGACGGCGTTTTCCGGTGCGGTCGTCTTCCCCTACTACGATTCGCTGCTGGTGAAGGTGAGTGCGTGGGGCCGCACGTTCGTCGACGCGACGCACCGCATGGAGCGCTGCCTGCAAGAGTTCCGCATTCGCGGCGTGAAGACGAACATTCCGTTTCTCACTCGGCTGATCACCGATCAGACGTTCGTTGCGGGCGACTGCACGACGCGGTTCATCGACGAGACGCCGTCGCTCTTCGATTTCGTCCCACGCCGCGATCGGGCGACGCGGCTGCTCACCTACATCGGCGACGTGATCGTCAACGGCAACGCGATCGTGAAGGGCCAGCCCCGCGCTCGTCGCCGCGAGCCGGCGGTGCTGCCGGAGGCCGATACGCACGCGCCGCTCCCCAAGGGGACGCGCGACCGCTTGAAGGAACTCGGCGTCGCCGGGTTTACTAAGTGGGTCAAAGAGCAGAAGCCGCTGTTGTGGACAGACACGACGATGCGCGACGCCCACCAGTCGCTACTGGCGACGCGGTTCCGCACCTACGATTTGGCGGTGATCGCCGACGCCTACGCCCGCAACTGCGCCGACCTCTTCTCGCTCGAAATGTGGGGCGGGGCGACCTTCGACACCTCGATGCGATTCCTCAAGGAATCGCCGTGGCAACGACTCGAATTGCTGCGTAAGAAGATCCCGAACATCTTGTTCCAGATGCTGCTCCGCGCCTCGAGCGCCATGGGCTACGCGAACTATCCCGACAATGTCGTGCGGGAATGCGTCCGCGAGTCGGCGGCGGCGGGGATCGACGTCTTCCGCATTTTCGACGCCCTTAACTGGACGCCCAACATGCGGGTCGCGATGGAAGCGGTCCAGCAGACCGACGCCATTTGCGAAGCGGCGATCTGCTACACCGGCGACATCCTTAACCCCAAGCGGTCGAAGTATAGCCTCAAGTATTACGTCGAGTTGGCGAAAGAGCTTGAGCAGATGGGCGCCCACATCCTCGCGATCAAGGATATGGCGGGCCTTTGCAAGCCGCATGCGGCGTCGGTGCTCGTGAAGGCACTGAAGGAAGAGATCGGCATTCCGATTCACTTCCACACGCACGATACGGGGGGCGTCCAAGCGGCCTCGATCCTCAACGCGGCAGAGGCCGGCCTCGACATTGCCGACGGCGCCCTCGCCTCGATGTCGGGCGGCACGTCGCAGCCGAACCTCAACACGATGGTCGAAGGCCTGCGGTTCACGCCGCGGGCGTCGAACCTCAACGCCGAGGCGCTCGACGCGATCTCGGAATATTGGCGCGAGGCCCGCGAGTTCTATGCCCCGTTCGAAAGCCCGATCCTCGCCGCCGGCGCCGACCTCTACCAGCACGAAATGCCGGGCGGGCAGTATACGAACCTGTTCCAACAGGCTCAGGCACTCGGCTTGGCGTCGCGGTGGCTGGAAGTTTGCCGCGTCTACGCCGACGTCAATCAACTGTTCGGCGACATCGTCAAAGTGACGCCGACGTCGAAGGCGGTCGGCGATATGGCGCTCTTCCTCGTGGCGAACGATCTCAGCTGCACTGACTTGATGGCAAGCGAGCGCGAGCTGGCGTTCCCGCGGTCGGTGCTCGACCTGCTTGGCGGCAAGATGGGGCAAACGGTCTTCGGTTTCCCGCCGGAGGTACAGGCCCGCATTCTCCGCAGCGAGAAACCGGTGGAAGGCCGCCCCGGCGACACGCTGCCGTCGGCCGACTTCGCCGCGGCCAAGGAAAGCATCGCGAAGCTGACCGAAGGCGAGCCGACGCCGCAAGACGTCGTGTCGCACTTCATGTATCCGCAGGTGTTCGAGCAGTTCGCTCAGCATCAGCAGCATTATGGCGACACGGGCGTGCTGCCGACGCCGGTGTTCCTCTACGGCATGGAGTCGCAAGAGGAAATCGCCGTCGACATTGAGCCGGGCAAGACGCTGATCATCAAGTTCCTCACCGTGGGCGAACCGCACGCAGACGGCACTCGCGGCGTCTTCTTCGAACTCAACGGCCAGCCGCGCGAAGTGACCGTCACCGACAAGTCGCTCGTCAACGAAGCGACTGTGTCGGCGAAGGCCGATCCAAACAACGCCAAGCAAATCGGCGCCAGCATGCCGGGCATGGTAGTGCTGGTGGCCGTGCAAGCGGGCGAGAAGGTCGCCAAGGGGCAAAAGCTGATGACGCTCGAAGCGATGAAGATGGAGACGACGATCGCCGCCGACGCCGACGGCGAAGTGGCGACCGTGCACGTCGGCACGGGTAGCCAAGTTCAAGCAGGCGACCTGCTGATCACGCTCGCGTAG
- the nuoL gene encoding NADH-quinone oxidoreductase subunit L, with product MSPATEQLVLWLIPGAPLVAALVIALLGKSLLHERSHWPCWLALATSMVCAILLVTKVVPGTFADHDESVVGAIATGYSWLKVGSIDVRIDLRADAMSALMLTMVTSVSFLVSVFASGYMHGDKGYPRFFGAVSLFVFSMVMLVLSANYLQLFIFWELVGLCSYLLIGFWFQKPSAAAAAKKAFVVNRIGDMGLILGIFLIWDTFGTMDFSKVLFDADELSLIAGDHPTRMVAICFLLLIGAMGKSAQFPLHVWLPDAMEGPTPVSALIHAATMVTAGVYLVARSTPLFMYAPSAQVFISCIGATTALIAALIALTQTDLKRVLAYSTVSQLGYMFMALGVGAAGAELATAGATAGMFHLVTHGVFKALLFLAAGSVMHSMGDVIDMRRFSGLRKVIPVTHWTFLCGAAALAGVPLLAGFWSKDEILAVLHEAGHHSEKYGTAFTAVYWIATITALLTAFYTFRAYFMTFWGPERTPPEAGHHPHDAPPAMAWPLRILAVGALTAGGAVAITHLFAHYFEHTPGFAHIEQHVFHINLMVQSGIIALVGIAAAWFMYVKNPMLPAKFAQGLNFAYDISSRKFFLDEIFTAILVMPLRGLAKLCFLFDVHVIDRIVDGVGALPRILSAAPRLLQTGYISSYALMMWVGALACMGYMLGLFDR from the coding sequence ATGTCTCCCGCGACCGAACAACTTGTGCTGTGGCTGATCCCGGGCGCTCCGCTCGTGGCTGCGTTGGTGATCGCCCTGCTAGGCAAGTCGCTACTCCACGAACGGAGCCACTGGCCCTGCTGGCTCGCGCTGGCCACGTCGATGGTCTGCGCGATCTTGCTAGTGACGAAGGTCGTCCCCGGCACATTCGCCGATCACGACGAGAGCGTCGTCGGGGCCATCGCCACTGGATACTCGTGGCTGAAGGTCGGTTCGATCGACGTCCGCATCGACCTGCGGGCCGATGCGATGAGCGCGCTGATGCTGACGATGGTCACGAGCGTCAGCTTCCTGGTGTCGGTGTTCGCCTCAGGCTACATGCACGGCGACAAAGGCTACCCGCGGTTCTTCGGCGCCGTGTCGCTGTTCGTCTTCTCGATGGTGATGCTGGTCCTCTCTGCCAACTACCTGCAGCTGTTTATCTTCTGGGAACTTGTCGGTCTGTGCAGCTACTTGCTGATCGGCTTTTGGTTTCAAAAGCCGAGCGCCGCCGCCGCCGCGAAGAAGGCATTCGTCGTCAATCGCATTGGCGACATGGGGCTGATCCTCGGCATCTTCCTGATCTGGGATACGTTCGGGACGATGGACTTCTCGAAGGTGTTGTTCGACGCCGACGAGTTGTCGCTCATTGCCGGCGACCATCCGACCCGCATGGTGGCGATTTGCTTCTTGCTGTTGATCGGGGCGATGGGAAAATCGGCTCAGTTCCCGCTGCATGTCTGGCTTCCGGACGCGATGGAAGGCCCCACCCCCGTCAGCGCGCTCATTCACGCCGCGACGATGGTCACGGCCGGCGTCTACCTGGTCGCCCGTAGCACGCCGCTGTTCATGTACGCTCCGAGCGCTCAAGTGTTCATTTCCTGCATCGGCGCCACGACGGCGTTGATTGCCGCGTTGATCGCGCTGACGCAAACCGATCTCAAGCGGGTGCTCGCCTACTCGACGGTTAGTCAGCTTGGCTACATGTTCATGGCCCTTGGCGTCGGCGCCGCTGGGGCAGAACTCGCCACGGCCGGCGCCACTGCAGGCATGTTCCATTTGGTGACGCACGGCGTGTTCAAGGCACTGTTGTTCCTCGCTGCCGGTAGCGTGATGCACTCGATGGGCGACGTCATCGACATGCGTCGCTTCAGCGGGCTTCGCAAAGTGATTCCGGTCACTCACTGGACGTTCTTGTGCGGAGCCGCGGCGCTCGCCGGCGTGCCGCTGCTCGCTGGTTTTTGGAGCAAGGACGAAATCCTCGCCGTGCTCCATGAAGCGGGCCATCACAGCGAGAAGTACGGCACGGCGTTCACCGCTGTCTACTGGATCGCGACGATCACCGCGTTGCTCACGGCGTTCTACACGTTCCGCGCGTACTTCATGACGTTCTGGGGCCCTGAGCGGACTCCGCCCGAAGCAGGCCACCACCCGCACGATGCTCCGCCTGCGATGGCGTGGCCACTGCGTATCCTGGCGGTCGGCGCCCTGACCGCGGGCGGCGCGGTAGCGATCACTCATCTGTTCGCTCACTACTTCGAACACACGCCCGGCTTCGCTCACATCGAACAGCACGTCTTCCACATCAACCTGATGGTGCAGAGCGGCATTATCGCGCTGGTCGGCATCGCGGCGGCGTGGTTCATGTACGTGAAGAACCCGATGCTCCCCGCGAAGTTCGCTCAAGGGCTGAACTTTGCCTACGACATCTCATCGCGCAAGTTCTTCCTCGACGAGATCTTCACGGCGATCCTGGTGATGCCGCTGCGGGGGCTCGCCAAACTTTGCTTCCTGTTCGACGTCCATGTGATCGACCGCATCGTCGACGGCGTCGGGGCGTTGCCGCGAATCCTCAGCGCGGCGCCACGGTTGCTGCAGACTGGGTACATTTCGAGCTACGCGTTGATGATGTGGGTCGGCGCCTTGGCCTGCATGGGATATATGCTTGGGCTGTTCGATCGCTAA
- a CDS encoding complex I subunit 4 family protein, with translation MIQLLFILLLVPLGAGGLLLLFSGVSQQRSARWIALGGSLVALALSLQLAADYRALQAEQGASASDSPINPRVEYRRVWEIIGDTSTPEAAADAIKLEFHFGLDGVSVVMIVLTTLLTVACVLCSWEAINERESEFYAALLILQSGVIGVFCAFDAVLFYVFFEFTLIPLFFMIAIWGGPQRRYAAVKFFLYTLAGSLVTLLGLITLITYAAKGGLTSPCSLPELAGWYKAHPMPFELQVATFLALSVGFLIKVPVFPFHTWLPLAHVEAPTAGSVLLAGVLLKLGTYGFLRFCLPMLPDACLTIGMPAAAILSIVGIVYGSLCALIQRDVKKLVAYSSVAHLGFCILGLFALNVEGITGGVLQMINHGLSTGALFLIVGMFYERYHTRMMDDLGGLANRLPLMAAIMVFVSMASVGLPGLNGFPGEMLSLAGMFKRNPYYAAAAATGLVLGAWYLLSMLQWVFFGQLKEPAVHDHDHGHHAPIRDISLRELAAVIPLAAACLWIGVKPQPLIDVIRPDVEAVAKLYEGRTPIEVKALAVAEAQSPERQEQ, from the coding sequence ATGATCCAACTTCTGTTCATCTTGCTGCTGGTGCCATTGGGAGCGGGGGGGCTGTTGCTCCTGTTCTCGGGCGTTTCTCAGCAACGCTCCGCCCGCTGGATCGCTCTCGGGGGATCGCTGGTCGCGCTCGCCTTGTCGTTGCAGTTGGCCGCCGATTACCGCGCGTTGCAAGCAGAGCAGGGCGCCTCGGCGAGCGACTCGCCGATCAACCCGCGGGTTGAATACCGCCGCGTGTGGGAAATCATCGGCGACACGTCGACGCCCGAAGCTGCCGCCGACGCGATCAAGCTTGAGTTTCACTTCGGTCTCGACGGCGTCAGCGTCGTGATGATCGTGCTGACGACGCTGCTGACCGTGGCGTGCGTCCTCTGCTCTTGGGAAGCGATCAACGAGCGCGAATCTGAGTTCTACGCCGCGCTGCTCATTTTGCAGAGCGGCGTCATCGGCGTGTTCTGCGCGTTCGATGCGGTGCTGTTCTACGTCTTCTTCGAGTTCACGCTCATTCCGCTCTTCTTCATGATTGCGATCTGGGGCGGACCGCAACGTCGTTACGCGGCAGTGAAGTTCTTCCTCTACACGCTGGCCGGCAGCCTCGTGACGCTACTCGGGTTGATCACGCTGATCACCTACGCCGCCAAGGGAGGTCTGACTTCGCCTTGTTCGCTGCCCGAACTTGCGGGTTGGTACAAAGCCCACCCAATGCCGTTCGAGTTGCAGGTGGCGACTTTCCTGGCGCTCTCGGTTGGCTTCCTGATCAAGGTGCCAGTCTTCCCGTTCCACACGTGGTTGCCGCTGGCCCACGTTGAAGCGCCGACCGCGGGCAGCGTGCTGCTGGCCGGCGTGTTGCTGAAGCTCGGCACCTACGGTTTCTTGCGGTTTTGTCTGCCGATGCTGCCCGATGCGTGCCTCACCATCGGCATGCCGGCGGCGGCGATTCTGTCGATCGTCGGCATCGTCTACGGCTCGCTTTGTGCACTCATTCAGCGCGACGTGAAGAAGCTGGTCGCTTACTCCAGCGTGGCCCACTTGGGTTTCTGCATCTTGGGGCTGTTCGCCCTGAACGTGGAAGGCATCACCGGCGGCGTGTTGCAGATGATCAACCACGGTTTGTCGACCGGCGCCTTGTTCCTCATCGTCGGCATGTTCTACGAGCGGTATCACACCCGCATGATGGACGACCTCGGCGGGCTGGCGAATCGGTTGCCGTTAATGGCCGCGATTATGGTGTTCGTTTCGATGGCGAGCGTCGGCCTGCCGGGCCTCAACGGCTTCCCTGGCGAAATGTTGTCGCTGGCCGGCATGTTCAAGCGGAATCCGTACTACGCCGCCGCGGCCGCAACTGGCCTTGTGCTTGGCGCCTGGTATTTGCTGTCGATGTTGCAGTGGGTTTTCTTCGGCCAGCTCAAAGAGCCGGCGGTTCACGATCATGATCATGGCCACCACGCTCCGATTCGCGACATCTCGCTGCGTGAACTGGCGGCGGTGATTCCGCTGGCCGCCGCGTGCTTGTGGATCGGCGTGAAGCCGCAACCGCTGATCGACGTCATTCGGCCCGACGTCGAGGCAGTCGCCAAATTGTATGAAGGACGGACGCCGATCGAGGTCAAAGCCTTGGCAGTCGCCGAAGCACAAAGCCCTGAACGGCAGGAGCAGTAA
- a CDS encoding threonine aldolase family protein: protein MNGNAAAKTQPGCQFASDNTAGACPEALAGFLEANEGCQLSYGNDAYTPAVADRLRELFGLDCDVYFVFNGTAANSLAVSTCCQPYHSVICADVAHLETDECGGPEFFSGGAKLLLATSVHGKLEVPSVEELVTRRTDIHYPKPHVLSITQSTELGTVYTLDELAELGTAAKRLGLKVHMDGARFANAVAALDVPPGEIIRAAQVDVLCLGGAKIGLPIGEAVIFFNRKLAADFAYRCKQAGQLASKMRFLTAPWLGLLSNDAWLKHARHGNAMAHRLSTGLQRLPGVEVLHPTDANAVFVALPEQVHRHLAERGWRYYTFIGRGSARFMCSWATALADVDELLADVSVVISAR from the coding sequence ATGAACGGCAACGCTGCGGCAAAAACCCAACCTGGCTGCCAGTTCGCCAGCGACAACACGGCCGGCGCTTGCCCCGAGGCGCTGGCGGGATTCCTCGAAGCCAATGAAGGCTGCCAGCTCTCATACGGCAACGACGCCTATACGCCCGCCGTTGCCGATCGGCTGCGCGAGCTGTTCGGCTTAGACTGCGACGTCTACTTCGTCTTCAACGGCACCGCGGCGAACTCTCTGGCTGTCTCCACATGCTGCCAGCCCTACCACAGCGTGATTTGCGCCGACGTGGCGCATCTGGAAACCGACGAATGCGGCGGACCTGAGTTTTTTTCCGGCGGGGCCAAGCTGCTGCTCGCGACTTCCGTGCATGGCAAGCTCGAGGTTCCGTCCGTCGAGGAACTCGTGACGCGGCGAACCGACATTCACTATCCAAAGCCGCACGTCCTCAGTATCACGCAATCAACGGAGCTTGGCACCGTCTACACGCTGGACGAATTGGCGGAACTAGGAACGGCGGCAAAACGGTTGGGTTTGAAGGTCCACATGGACGGCGCTCGCTTCGCCAACGCCGTCGCTGCGCTCGATGTTCCCCCTGGAGAGATCATCCGCGCCGCGCAGGTCGACGTCCTTTGCTTGGGGGGCGCCAAGATTGGCCTCCCCATCGGCGAGGCGGTCATCTTCTTCAATCGAAAACTGGCAGCCGACTTCGCGTACCGCTGCAAACAGGCCGGCCAACTCGCCTCGAAGATGAGATTTCTCACCGCCCCCTGGTTGGGGCTGCTTTCCAACGACGCTTGGCTCAAGCACGCACGCCACGGCAACGCGATGGCGCATCGGCTCTCCACAGGACTGCAACGACTGCCCGGCGTCGAGGTGCTGCATCCCACTGACGCCAACGCGGTGTTCGTCGCGTTGCCGGAGCAAGTCCACCGGCATCTTGCCGAGCGCGGCTGGCGCTATTACACCTTCATCGGCCGCGGTTCGGCGCGATTCATGTGCTCGTGGGCCACGGCTCTCGCCGACGTCGATGAGTTGCTCGCCGACGTTAGCGTCGTGATCTCGGCGCGTTAG
- the nuoK gene encoding NADH-quinone oxidoreductase subunit NuoK: MTADSGCYLAVGAALFVLGGIGFVTRRNLILIFLSVELMLHGVSLTLLTFGRMHDNLEGQSFTIFMLTVAACEAALGLALVLSLYQRTKSLDVDIWSKLSEPDLPKWDKRDVPPTIIAEPQTAYPRLTVAGETPDIDDDFPVALAKTTDPRKVLTPSPPDDEY; the protein is encoded by the coding sequence ATGACCGCTGATTCGGGTTGTTATCTGGCGGTCGGGGCCGCGCTGTTTGTTCTAGGCGGCATCGGCTTCGTGACGCGCCGGAACCTCATTCTGATTTTCCTGTCGGTGGAGCTGATGCTGCACGGCGTCTCGCTGACGCTGCTCACCTTCGGTCGGATGCACGACAACCTCGAAGGTCAGTCCTTCACGATTTTCATGCTGACCGTGGCGGCGTGCGAGGCGGCTCTCGGGCTCGCGCTTGTGTTGTCGCTCTATCAGCGGACCAAGTCGCTCGACGTCGACATCTGGAGCAAGCTCAGCGAACCTGACCTGCCGAAGTGGGACAAACGCGACGTGCCGCCGACGATCATTGCGGAACCGCAGACGGCGTATCCTCGCCTGACCGTGGCAGGTGAGACGCCCGATATCGACGACGACTTTCCTGTCGCCCTCGCGAAGACGACCGATCCGCGCAAGGTGCTGACTCCCTCGCCGCCGGATGATGAGTATTAA
- a CDS encoding NADH-quinone oxidoreductase subunit N has translation MATAIEQLNNGVHYLAPELILVMTICVMFITGPFFVTEGGVAAPGLRRRWGALALVAIGCAGFMWWTSDAARPLDTGPFRADALTWYVRGLTLALGAIISIVLIDQIDEGHSAESQACLLAILAGVNLTALANDLIVLFLALELVSIPTYVLLYLPRRGEANQEAAIKYMLLSVFSSAIVLYGMSMLYGAAGTTNLAGIAQSFGVEDQEKSATLVKIAVALLIAGLSFRIGAVPFHFYAPDVFQGIPSSAAALLSFVPKVVGFVALLRLLPLVGGLGVAEAVDGPSVRVLLAALAFVTMTFGNLLALRQNNLYRLMAYSSVAHAGYMLIGLVVDGGANDVDGVGALLFYLATYGLITIGVFALIAGVNSEKTPLRNVSDLNGLSRVHPAVALALAVCLFSLTGLPPTVGMLGKLNLFLASWGDGTTLGRWLAIVLAANAAISAWYYLRLIAVMFLEPVPAGETSKVSLAPAIAGSVCSLASILLFIAPQHLWEAAVKFVP, from the coding sequence ATGGCGACCGCCATCGAACAACTCAATAACGGCGTCCACTACCTCGCACCAGAATTGATTCTGGTGATGACGATCTGTGTGATGTTCATCACCGGTCCGTTCTTCGTGACGGAAGGTGGCGTCGCGGCGCCGGGACTTCGTCGCCGTTGGGGAGCCCTGGCACTAGTGGCCATCGGCTGCGCCGGCTTCATGTGGTGGACTTCCGACGCCGCGCGGCCGCTCGATACGGGGCCGTTCCGCGCCGACGCGCTCACTTGGTACGTCCGCGGCCTGACGCTCGCCCTGGGGGCGATCATTTCGATCGTCCTGATCGACCAGATCGACGAGGGGCACTCCGCTGAATCGCAGGCATGCTTGTTGGCGATTCTCGCGGGGGTGAACCTGACGGCGCTAGCCAACGATCTGATCGTACTCTTCCTCGCGCTGGAACTGGTGAGCATCCCCACCTACGTGCTGCTTTACTTGCCGCGACGCGGCGAGGCGAACCAGGAAGCCGCGATCAAGTATATGCTGCTCAGCGTGTTCTCGTCGGCGATCGTGCTGTACGGCATGAGCATGCTGTACGGCGCCGCGGGAACGACGAATCTGGCCGGCATTGCTCAATCGTTCGGCGTCGAAGACCAAGAGAAATCCGCGACGCTGGTGAAGATCGCCGTCGCGTTGCTGATCGCCGGCTTATCGTTTCGCATCGGCGCCGTGCCGTTCCACTTTTACGCTCCGGACGTGTTCCAAGGGATTCCGTCCTCGGCCGCGGCCTTGTTGTCGTTCGTACCGAAGGTCGTTGGCTTCGTCGCCCTGCTGCGGTTGCTGCCGCTTGTGGGCGGTCTGGGCGTTGCGGAAGCGGTTGACGGGCCGTCGGTTCGCGTGCTGCTGGCCGCGCTGGCATTCGTGACGATGACGTTCGGCAACCTGCTCGCCCTGCGGCAAAATAATCTTTACCGCCTGATGGCCTACTCCAGCGTCGCCCACGCCGGCTACATGCTGATCGGTCTCGTGGTCGACGGCGGCGCCAACGACGTTGACGGCGTTGGCGCCCTGCTGTTCTACCTCGCTACCTACGGATTGATTACGATCGGCGTGTTCGCGTTGATCGCCGGCGTCAACAGCGAGAAGACTCCGCTGCGTAACGTCAGCGACCTGAACGGCCTCAGCCGCGTTCACCCGGCCGTCGCCTTGGCGCTGGCCGTCTGCTTGTTCAGCCTCACTGGTTTGCCGCCAACCGTGGGCATGCTCGGCAAGCTGAACCTGTTCCTGGCGAGTTGGGGCGATGGCACCACGCTTGGCCGGTGGTTGGCGATCGTCCTGGCCGCCAATGCGGCGATCTCGGCCTGGTACTATCTGCGGCTCATCGCCGTGATGTTCCTTGAGCCAGTTCCGGCGGGCGAAACCTCGAAGGTGTCGCTGGCCCCGGCGATTGCCGGCTCGGTCTGCTCGCTGGCGAGCATCCTGCTGTTCATCGCTCCGCAGCATCTGTGGGAAGCGGCGGTGAAGTTCGTCCCGTAA
- the rpiB gene encoding ribose 5-phosphate isomerase B, with translation MNIAIGSDHAGYRYKELIKSHLQAAGHTVKDFGTNSPEAVDYPLYIRPAAEAVASGECERGIVLGGSGNGEAIVANRVKGVRCALCWNLESAKLGRQHNNANVISIGERMVTEQMALDIVDAWLATPFEGGRHQRRIDLIDAV, from the coding sequence ATGAACATCGCCATCGGCTCCGACCACGCCGGGTACCGCTACAAAGAACTGATCAAGTCGCACCTGCAAGCGGCAGGTCATACGGTGAAGGACTTCGGCACAAATTCGCCTGAAGCCGTCGACTATCCCCTGTACATCCGCCCCGCAGCCGAGGCGGTGGCGAGCGGCGAGTGCGAGCGCGGCATCGTCCTCGGCGGCTCGGGTAACGGCGAAGCGATCGTCGCCAATCGCGTCAAAGGCGTCCGGTGCGCCCTCTGCTGGAACCTGGAATCCGCCAAGCTCGGCCGGCAGCACAACAACGCCAACGTGATTTCAATCGGCGAACGGATGGTGACCGAACAGATGGCCCTGGACATCGTCGACGCCTGGCTGGCAACGCCGTTCGAAGGTGGCCGCCATCAGCGGCGGATCGATCTGATCGACGCGGTGTAG